In the Mycolicibacterium chubuense NBB4 genome, one interval contains:
- a CDS encoding DNA processing protein DprA produces MDTGALMAVATVMAAQELLPASPSDLTQILRNSAERQALLDLDHHAPSSELVSYLCEHIDLGRREWWFKTLSETVESNTACPVLAGTAEYPTRLAQCWDAPPVLFTTGAVPDTPAVAIVGSRDADDRALSDAHELGYTLAQHRVAVVSGLAAGVDTRAHISALAAGGVTLAVLGTGIRRVFPAENGPLSEQIRRDGVLISQFAPDAPRTGTTFLRRNHVIAGLSDVSVIIDGRCRSGSRHEIEQAVAYGRPALLWEPVLASQAWAHELAGSGQAVFVSSAAEVLDRIGLPL; encoded by the coding sequence ATGGATACCGGCGCCCTCATGGCAGTGGCCACGGTCATGGCTGCCCAGGAACTGCTGCCCGCCAGCCCCAGCGACCTGACCCAGATCCTGCGCAATAGTGCAGAACGTCAGGCGTTGCTCGACCTCGATCACCACGCCCCGTCCAGCGAGCTCGTCAGCTATCTGTGCGAGCACATCGACCTTGGCCGCCGCGAATGGTGGTTCAAGACCCTGTCGGAGACTGTCGAGTCGAACACCGCGTGCCCCGTGCTGGCCGGGACGGCCGAATACCCCACCCGACTGGCTCAGTGCTGGGATGCGCCACCGGTCTTGTTCACCACCGGCGCCGTCCCCGATACACCCGCCGTAGCGATCGTCGGTAGCCGCGATGCCGATGATCGCGCACTGTCCGACGCGCACGAACTCGGCTACACGCTTGCCCAGCACCGCGTGGCGGTGGTCTCTGGGCTCGCCGCCGGTGTCGACACCCGGGCGCATATTAGTGCTCTCGCCGCCGGCGGTGTCACCCTCGCCGTTCTCGGGACGGGCATTCGTCGTGTCTTCCCCGCCGAGAACGGTCCTTTAAGCGAGCAGATACGCCGTGACGGCGTCCTCATCTCGCAGTTCGCTCCGGACGCGCCGCGCACGGGAACGACATTTCTGCGCCGCAACCACGTCATCGCAGGACTGTCGGACGTCAGCGTCATCATCGATGGGCGTTGCCGCAGTGGCAGCCGCCACGAGATCGAACAAGCGGTCGCGTACGGCCGCCCGGCGCTTCTCTGGGAACCGGTCCTGGCCTCCCAGGCCTGGGCACACGAACTCGCCGGCAGCGGGCAGGCCGTGTTCGTCAGTTCAGCTGCTGAGGTCCTGGACCGGATAGGACTCCCGCTCTGA
- a CDS encoding ComF family protein has protein sequence MVPPPRPGPGICPTCRTWNDQPDQAVCSNCTLVEDVLTETAVTLDVITLYRKPSLLRDWLTSYKGRPDGSDPYIPEYEQNIQALLWQFFNDHTERLIARGGGLDCIVVVPSTHRAPPHPLEKALAAIDVPAPVSPLLVRGPGELDFNRPAADGYQLACYQSPQRVLLVDDVYTTGAHINSAATALRQGGHTITGAFTIARRVRTEFHPDAQALWDRQAATGFTWPTGPIVS, from the coding sequence TTGGTACCACCACCTCGACCGGGCCCAGGAATCTGTCCGACGTGCCGAACATGGAACGACCAGCCAGATCAGGCGGTATGCAGCAACTGCACGCTTGTCGAGGACGTCCTCACCGAGACCGCTGTAACACTCGATGTCATCACGCTCTACCGCAAACCCTCCCTGCTGCGAGACTGGCTCACCTCATACAAAGGGCGCCCCGACGGCAGCGATCCCTACATCCCGGAGTACGAGCAGAACATCCAAGCGCTGTTATGGCAGTTCTTCAACGATCACACTGAGCGCCTGATCGCTCGCGGCGGCGGCCTCGACTGTATTGTGGTGGTGCCTTCGACCCATCGCGCACCTCCGCACCCGCTCGAAAAGGCTTTAGCAGCAATCGATGTGCCCGCTCCGGTGAGTCCGCTGCTCGTCCGTGGTCCGGGTGAACTCGACTTCAATAGACCCGCGGCGGATGGCTATCAACTGGCCTGCTACCAATCACCCCAGCGGGTGCTGCTGGTCGACGACGTCTACACCACGGGTGCCCACATCAATAGCGCAGCGACCGCCCTGCGACAGGGCGGACACACCATCACCGGCGCATTCACTATCGCCCGTCGTGTACGCACGGAATTCCATCCCGACGCCCAGGCACTGTGGGACCGGCAGGCTGCGACCGGATTCACCTGGCCGACCGGCCCCATCGTCAGTTGA